Part of the Kitasatospora sp. NBC_01266 genome, TAGCCGAGCGCCATCCCGGTGACCGCCCACTGCGCGGGCAGCAGCAGGAAGCAGAGCAGCGCGGCGGCGGCCTGGGCGGCGGCGACCCAGACGGTGTTGGAGAACGGGGTGCGGGTGTCCTCGTAGGCGTAGAAGCCGCGCAGCAGCACGTACTGCACCGAGTAGGGGATCAGGCCCAGCGCAAAGGCGGAGAGCATGAAGCCGACCGCGGTGGTGCCGTGCGCGGCGCTGCCGCCGTTGCCCAGGCCGTAGATGGCGCCGCCGATCTGCGGGCCCAGCGCGAGGAAGAGGAAGGCGGCGGGGACGATCGCCACCGCCGAGGTGCGCAGCCCGTAGGAGAGGTCGTCGCGCACCGCGGCGGCGTCGCCGTCGGCCGCGGCACGGGAGAGCCGGGGCAGCACCGCGCTCATCACCGAGACGGTGATCACCGCCATCGGCAGCTGCCAGATCAGCAGCGCGTTGGAGTAGGCCGCCAGGCCCACCCCGAGGTAGCCGGCCGTGGCGGCCTTGCCCCCGGCCGCGGTGGCCAGCTGAGTGACCACCAGATAGCCGGCCTGGTTGGCCAGCACGAAGAGGAAGGTCCACTTGGCCAGCCGGGCAGCCTTGCCCAGCCCGTGCCCGCGCCAGTCGAAGCGCGGCCGGAAGTGGAAGTCGGCGGCCCGCAGGTAGGGGATCATCGCCAGCGCCTGGACGGCCAGGCCCAGCAGGGTCCCGATGCCGAGCAGCCGCAGGCCCTCGGGACTGACGCTCTCGGGGGTGACCCGGCTGTGCTGGAAGGTGCCGAAGACCCACAGGTACATCGAGAAGGTGAAGATCACCACGACGTTGTTGAGTACCGGGGTCCACATCATGGCGCCGAACCGGCCGCGTGCGTTGAGGATCTGCCCCATCACCACGTGCACGCCCATGAAGAAGATGGTCGGCAGGCAGTAGCGCGCCAGAGCCACCGTGGTGTCGGCGCTGGTCGGCGTGCTCATCAGCGAGTGCGAGATCAGCTGGACCAGCAGCGGGGCGGCCAGCACGGCCACGAAGACCACACCGGCCAGTCCGGTCATCACCAGGGTGAGCAGCCGGTTGGCGTAGGCGGTGCCGCCGTCCTCGTCCTGCTTCATGCTGCGGACCAGCTGCGGGACGAAGACCGCGTTCAGCGCGCCGCCGCCGATCAGGATGTAGAGCAGGGTGGGCAGGGTGTTGGCGGCCGAGTAGGAGTCGCCCATGGTGCCGACGCCGATGGCGGCGGCGATCACCATGGTGCGCAGGAAGCCGGTGGCCCGGGAGACCAGGGTGCCGGCCGCCATGATCGCGCTGGAGTTCACCAGGCCGGTGACCTTGCCGCGGGAGACGGCGGGCTCGGCGGGGTCGGCGACCTCCGTCGGGTCGGTCGGTTCGGCCGGGTCGGCGGATTCGGTCGGGTCGCCGGGTGTGCCGGGCCGGTCCGGTGCGCCGGGCTCGGTGACCGGAGTGCCGGTCTCGGACGGCCTGCCGGGCGGTGTCGCTTCGGGTTCCGGCGCGGCGGGGGGCTCAGCGGCCGGTTCAGCGGTCGGTTCGGTGGTCGCGGCGAGGGCCGGCTCGCCGACCGCGGCGGCCCGCAGGCCGACCTCTTCGGCGCTCAGCGGCGGGTCGAACTCGATCACCGGCACGAACGGCCGCTCCGGCGCCTCGGCGACGGCGCTGTGACCGCTGTGACCGCTGTGAGTACCCGAGCCGCCGACCCCGGTGCCACCGCGGGACGGGGCACCGGCCGGCTCGGGTTCGGCGGTCGGGCGGATCCAGCGGGAGGCGGGGACCACCGGTTCGACCAGCGGCTCGCCGTGCTCGCGCTGCGGCGGCGGGGCCTGCTGGGCGCTGCTCCCGGCATCGGCGGCGGCGCCGGTCCCGGCGTCGACCGGTGCCGGGTCGCTCTCCTGGTCGTAGGGACCGGGCCCGGCCTCGGTGGCGTACGGGTCGGCGGCGAACGGGTCACGCGCGAAGGTCTCGGCGAGGTACCAGTCGGACTCGTCACCCGCCGGGCCGGCGGTTGCCGCCACGGGGCGCTCCTCGCCGTTTCGCGAGTCCTTCCCCTGCGGCCCGGCAGGGGGGACCGCCTTGCTCCGCTCGGTCATGCCACCTCATCGCTGGTCGGATCCGGCCGTCTCACCGAGACCTACTGTCTCATCACCGCAGACCCGATTCCGGCTTTCGACGCCCGAGCGCTAGGGGTGCGCCGCAGCCCCTTCGGTGGGCGCCTGGCCGTCCGGTTCGTACGGATCCGTCCCCAGGGGGGCGGCCTCGCCGTCCGCCGTTGCGGCCCCATCGGTGCCCTCGGGCGCGTCGGGGTCGATCAGCGGTGCGTCCGGGTCCTCGTCGGGCTCGCCACTGCGCTTGCGGCGCTGCAGGAAGAACCGCAGTCCGGCGAGCAGCACCAGCGCGCCGCCGGCCCCGACCACCCACCAGACCCCGCTGGTCACTTGGCTGACCTCGACGGTGAACGTCACCTCGGGGCCGTAGCGCTGCGCGTCGGGTCCGGTGGTGTACAGCTGGGCGGTCATCTGCACCGGCCCGTTGCCCTTGGCCTGGGCGAGGAACTTGAGCGAGGTGCTCTGGCCGGCGCTCAGCACTATGTCCTGCTGCTTGCTGACGTTCAGCCGGGTCGGCTGGCTCGAGGTGAGCCGCAGTTCCAGGTTGGTCACCGGCTGCGTGAGCTCGTTGCGGACGCTGACCTGGATCAGCCCCTCATCACCCGCAAGCGTGATCTTGCTGCTCTTCTTCGGGATGAAGACCGCGCCGGTCAGCTGCGTCAGGTAGTTCTGGACGTCCTGGCGGTAGCTGCTGCCAGCCGGCTCGGCGCCGCGCCAGGAGGTGGAGACCGAGCGGAGTATGGCGGCGCTGAACGGGCTGCTGACCCGGTTCTGCAGGGTGAGGATCCGCAGCAGCTGGTCCATCCCGTTCTGGGTGCTGGCGACCTCCTGGAAGCCGCTGATCGGCAGTTCGGCGCCGCGCAGTGCACCGGGGTAGTTGTCGGCGGGGGCGATCACGGTGCCGTCGGTGGCCGGGTCGGCGGGGGCGCTGGTCACCTGGTCCAGCGTCGTCATCCGGACCCACTGGCCCTGCGCCTTCAGCAGCGACTCCTGGAGGACCTGCGCGGTGTCGGCGGACAGGTTGCGCGGCGGCATCACCACCAGGGTCCGCGAGGTGTGCGGCTGCTCCCGGGAGGTCGCCAGGGTCTCGGCGAGCAGCCGCTGCTCGATCGCCGCCTTCGCCCCCGGCGCGCTCGGGTTGTAGGACTGCAGCAGGTCCGCGATGGTGCTGTCGGCGACCACCGCCGTCAGTCCGTTCGGCAGCGGTCGCGCGGCGCTCGGGGTGTAGTTCAGGGAGCGCGGATCGGTCACGCTCGAGCTGTTCACCACCACCCGCGAGGCGCCCAGCTGCTGGGCGACCTGGGCGGTCTGCTGGTCCAGGTAGCCCTGGTAGGGCCAGGCGACGTCGTCCTGCGGGTGGTCCAGCGAGAGCCGGCCCTCCACGGTCAGCTGGCCGGCTTGCTGGGCCTTGCTGAGGGCGGTGTTCAGCGCGGGCAGATTGCCGCCGTTGTGCGCGATCGAGGCCAGGTCGGGGTCGCCGTACGGCAGCGCGACCACCTCGTCGCCGGACTTGGTGACGGCATCGCGCAGGTCCGCCAACCACTGTGTGGCGACCGCCCGCCCGGTGCCGGCGGTGGTGGTGTCGTCCCGCGCCGGGGTGCCGGGGGGACCGGGCAGCTGGACCCGGTACGGCTTGGTCATCGCGTACACCGCGTCCAGCAGATCCGGGTCGATCACCCAGGTCAGCGACGGGATGCTCTTGCCGAGGGAGAGCAGCTGGCCCAGCCGCCCGTCCGGCTTCAGCTCGGTGGCCAGGTTGTCGTCGCGCAGGACCGGGGTCTGGTCGGCGTCCGGCATGGTCTGGGCGACCAGCTCGGGGGCGTGGGTGAGCGGCCAGAGGGTGGCGACCTGGCTGGGGTCGGAGTCCGTGGTGCCGCTCGGGGAGTACGGCAGCAGGGTGCGGGCGATGCCGACCTGGTGCGGTGTCGAGTCGTCCGAACTGCCGGCGTCGACCTCCACCGCCAGCTCGTAGACGCCGGGCCGAGGCAGCTTGAGGTCGCTCTGCGCCACCTGCGGCAGGGTGAACGGGACGCTGGCCCCCGGCGCCAGGTCGCCCACCGTGGTGACGGGGGCGGACAGTTGCTGGCCGTCGCCGTTGCTCGGGGTATGGGCGGACAGGTCGCTGATCGCGCTGCGACCGAGCAGCGGCTGCTTGCCCGCGCCCAGCGCCAAGCCCAGCTGCGCGTTCGTGAGCGTGCTGGTGCTGGTGTTGGTGACGGTGCCGCTGATGTTCAGGGGGTCGCCGGTGGCCGCACCGGGCTGCTGGACGGCGGAGATGGTGACCGTGACCGGGGAGTCGGAGGAGGAGGTGGCGAACTCGGCCATGGGGCCGCCGGCCGCGGCGGCCGGCGCGACGCCGACGGTGCCGAGCAGCGCCAGCGCGCCGGTGAGCAGCAGGGAGGACCGCAGCGCCTTGGTCAGCCGCCTGGCGGGCGGCACAGCCGCGCCTGGACTTCCGGTGTGCCGTACTGGCTCGCCCACGCGCTTCGTCCTCGCCGTCCTGATCCGCGGTCGTCATCGCCCCGGTCCGCAGCACCGCGACGACACGCGGCGTCGGGCTCGCGCCCGCTGCGGACCATCGGTCCCACCGGCATGGTAACGACGCTGCCGGGTCCGCAGTGTTGCGGGCCGGACAATGGAGGCCGGTGACCGGGCGCCCGGTGCGGCCGGGAAAAGCCGTGAGCTGCGGAGCGACGGGGCACGTACCCTTGTGTGCCGTGTCCAACGACGATGAATCCACCGCCGCCCGCCCCGCTCCCGCCGACCCGATCAGTGCGCTGCCAGGCCTGAGCGAGGCCCAGACGCTGGGCCTGCAGGAGCTGCTCCGGGTCTCCCCGGTCGCGGACGAGATCGCCCGGCGGTTCCAGGAGGCCGGCTTCCGGCTGGCCCTGGTCGGGGGTTCGGTACGGGACGCGCTGCTCGGCCGGCTCGGCAACGATCTGGACTTCACCACCGACGCGCGCCCTCAGCAGGTCCTCAAGCTGGTCCGGGGCTGGGCCGACGCGGTCTGGGACGTGGGCATCGCCTTCGGCACCGTCGGTGCCCGCAAGGACACCGCCGATGGCAGCTTCCTGATCGAGATCACCACCTACCGCAGCGAGGCCTACGACCGCACCTCGCGCAAGCCCGAGGTGACCTACGGCGACACCATCGGGCAGGACCTGGTCCGGCGCGACTTCACGGTGAACGCGATGGCCGTGGACCTGCCGGGACGCGGCTTCGTCGACCCGCACCACGGTCTGGAGGACCTGGAGGCCCGGGTGCTGCGCACCCCCGCGACCCCCGAGGAGTCCTTCTCCGACGACCCGCTGCGGATGATGCGCGCCGCCCGCTTCGCCGCCCAGCTCGACTTCGAGCCCGCGCCCGAGGTGGTCGCGGCGATGACCGCGATGGCGGAGCGGATCTCCATCGTCTCGGCCGAGCGCGTCCAGGCCGAACTGAACAAGCTGCTGCTCGCCAAGCACCCGGTGAAGGGCCTGCGGCTGCTGGTGGAGACCGGGCTGGCCGGCCAGGTGCTGCCCGAGCTGCCCGCCCTGCAGCTCGAGGAGGACGAGCACCACCGGCACAAGGACGTCTACGAGCACTCGCTCACCGTGCTGGAGCAGGCCATCGCCCTGGAGCAGGACGGCCCGGACCTGACGCTGCGGCTGGCCGCGCTGCTGCACGACATCGGCAAGCCGCGCACCCGCCGCTTCGAGTCGGACGGACGGGTCTCCTTCCACCACCACGAGATGGTCGGCGCGAAGATGACCCGCAAGCGGATGCGGGAGCTGAAGTACTCCAAGGAACTGATCGACGACGTCTCGCGGCTGGTCGAGCTGCACCTGCGGTTCCACGGCTACGGCGGCGGCGAGTGGACCGACTCCGCGGTGCGCCGCTACGTGACCGACGCCGGGCCGCTGCTGGAGCGCCTGCACAAGCTGACCCGCTCCGACTGCACCACCCGCAACAAGAAGAAGGCCGTCACCCTCTCGCGCACCTACGACGGCCTGGAGGTGCGGATCGCCGAGCTCAAGGAGCGGGAGGAGCTGGACTCCATCCGCCCCGAGCTGGACGGCAACCAGATCATGGAACTGCTCGAGCTGAAGCCCGGCCCAGTGGTGGGCAAGGCCTACAAGCACCTGCTGGAGCTGCGCCTGGAGCACGGCCCGATGGAGCACGAGGCGGCGGTGGCAGCCCTCAGGCAGTGGTGGGCGGCGGAGCAGGACGGCGCCTGACGGCGTTCGGCCCGTTGCCGGGCGCGCGGACCGCGCGCCCGGCAACGGGCCGATGGGCCTGCTCGGATCAGACGCTGGAGCCGGCCGGGTCTGCCGAACTGCCGTCGCCCGAGGTGTCGTCAGGGGTGCTGCTCGGCGCGTTGCCCGGTGTGTTGGGTGCCAGGCACAGGACGAAACTGTCGCCGGCGTTCGGGTGCGCGTAGTAGGTCGTGGCGGCCGGGTAGACGGAGCAGGCGTCGGCGGGGTTGTCCAGGCTGGCGACCCGGCCGAGCACGCGGTACTGGGCGTGCGTGTCGCCGCACGGCACGACGGTGACGTCCGGGTTGGTCTGGTTCTGGATCGCCGCGCCGTTGGCGTCCCGCAGGCAGTCGCCGCCGTTGGCGTTGAGCACCGAGGTGCCGACCACGTTGTCGGTGCCGTCGGAGTTGGCGAGGCCGACCAGCACCAGGGCCAGCACCGTGATCGAGGCCACCACCGAGACGAGGGGCACCAGCAGCATCCAGATCGCGCCGCGCTTGGTGAGCGGGGTGCCGGGATCGAGCTGCGGGCCGTGGGTGCCGGGGGCGGGCGGCGGAAGCTGACGGATCTTCTGATAGGCGGACCGGGTGCGCAGCAGGGCGATCAACGTGAAGAGCGGTGAGAGGTAGGCCCACCAGCCGCGCAGCAGGGTGTACTGGGAGAGCTGACGGACCGTCGCCGTGCCGCAGACCTGGCAGTAGGGGCCCGGCTGTCGCAGGAAGCGCATCAGCACGATCAGGCCCTGGTGCCCGTACACCGTGACGTCCGCGGCCGGCATGCCGCCGCAGACCCGGCAGGCCGGCGGCACCGGCGGGTAGCCGTAACCGTAGTCATAGGCGTACCCGGGCTGGGCGTATCCGGCTTGGGCGTATCCGGGCTGGGCAGAGCCGGGCTGGGCAAAGGCGGCGTCGGCGGGCTGGGCGTACGGGTTGGGAGGGTACGGGCCGGGGGCGTACGGGTTCGGCGCGGTGTCCTGCGGCTGGGCCGGGCTGGGTGCCTGGGCGGGGGCGGGCGGCGGTGTCGCCGGCATCGGCGGGGCTTGCGGTGCTACGGCCTCGGCTGTTGGTGCTGCCTCAGGGACGGGCGGTGCCTCAGGGGCCGGCGGTGCCTCGGCAGCGGGCGCCGCGTCGGTCACCGGTGCGGCCTGGGTGGGGAAAACCGGCGGCGGCAGCGTGGGCATCGGCGGGCGGTCGGAGGGCTCCGCCGGAGGCACCGGTGGGGTGTACGGGTTCGGTGGCTGGTTCGGACTGCTCACGACGGCTCTCCGAGCGCGGCACGACGGCCAAGGGGCGACAGAAAGGGAACGGAGTGGAGTGGTTCTGTGACGCGATGGTGCGGACGTACCCTAGCGATTCACGCCGTCGCGGTCACCAGCGCCCGCTCACGCGGGCCGGCGGGCGTACAGCGCGGCGCTGAGCCCGTACACCGCGGCGACCCCGAGCACCACGCCCGCGGAACGACCGTTCAGCGGCAGCACCAGTGCGGTGACCCCGGCCGCCGCCACGAAGGCGACGTTGAAGAGCACGTCGTAGAGCGCGAAGACGCGGCCCCGGTAGTCGTCCTCGACCGCGTTCTGCACGATCGTGTCGGCACAGATCTTGGTGCCCTGGGTGACCACGCCGAGCAGCAGCGCGGCGGCCATCGCGGGTCCGGCGGTGAAGAAGAGCCCCAACCCCGGGACGAAGACGGCGGCCGAGCCGAGGCAGGCGACCATCCAGCCGGTGAGTCCGAGCCGCCGGGTGAACCAGGGGCTGACGACCGCGGCCAGGAAGAAGCCGACCGCCGAGAGGCCGAGTGCGGTGCCGAGGGTGGCCAGTCCCGCCTGGCTGTCGGCGGGGTTGTTGAAGGTGTACCGGGAGAGCATCAGCACGGTGACGATCAGCACGCCGTAGCAGAACCGCGCCGCGGTGACCGCTGCGAGCGCGTGCAGGGCGGGCCGGCTCTCCTTGACCAGGTGGCGGAGCCCCTCGACCAGTGCGTGGCCGGCCCGGCCGAGCGCGGCCCGCAGGTCGGGGCGGTCCGGGTGGTGCTCGGGACCGAGCAGATCCGGAGCCATCCGGCGCGCCGCCAGCGAGGCGGCGAGGTAGAGCGCGGCGGCCACGGTGACCAGGGCGGCGTCCGCGCTTGGTCCGGGCGGCAGCACCTGGTGGACCAGGAACCCGACGCCGCCACCGCAGGCGGCTGCGATGGTCCCGGCGGTGGGGGAGAGCGCGTTGGCCGTGACCAGCTGGGCGGGCTCGACGACCCGGGGCAGCGCGGCCGACAGGCCCGCCAGGATGAACCGGTTGAGCGCGGTGACCAGCAGCGCGGAGGCGAAGAAGAGCCACTCGGGCGCCCGCCCGAGCAGCAGCGCGGCGGTCGCCAGGCCCAGGCCGAAGCGGGCCAGGTTGCCCAGGTAGAGCACCTGACGGCGGCGCCAGCGGTCGAGCAGCACACCGGCGAACGGGCCGACCACCGAGAACGGCAGCAGCAGGACCGCCAGCATCGAGGCGATGTCGGCGGGGGTGGCCTGGCGCTCCGGGGAGAAGATCACGTAGGAGGCCAGCGAGACCTGGAAGACCCCGTCGGAGAGCTGGGAGACCAGCCGGACGGTCAGCAGCCGCCGGAAGTCCCGGGTGCCCAGCAGCGCGCGGAGCGTGGCCCGGTCAGCGGACTGGGAGCTGCGGATCGGGGCCGGCCTTCTGGTGATCGCCATCAGCTCAGGGTGTCATGACGATGGCCGATGTTTCACGTGAAACATCGGCCATCATCATGACGCCGGCTCAGCCGGCTTTCAGCGTCGAGCGCTCAGCGCTCAGTGCTGAACAGTCGCGACCCGCTGCGGAGCAGCTAGTCGATCGGAGTGCTGCGCTCAGCGCTCAGCGTTGAACAGTCGCGAACCTCGCTGCGCTCAGCGCTCGACCTCACCGCGGATGAACTTCTCGACGTTCTCCTTGGCCTCGTCGTCGAAGTACTGCACCGGCGGGGACTTCATGAAGTACGACGACGCCGACAGGATCGGGCCACCGATGCCGCGGTCCTTGGCGATCTTCGCGGCGCGCACCGCGTCGATGATGACGCCGGCCGAGTTCGGGGAGTCCCAGACCTCGAGCTTGTACTCCAGGTTCAGCGGAACGTCACCGAAGGCGCGGCCCTCGAGGCGGACGTAGGCCCACTTGCGGTCGTCGAGCCAGGCGACGTAGTCGGACGGGCCGATGTGGACGTTCTTGGCGCCCATGTCGCGGTCCCGGATCTGCGAGGTGACGGCCTGCGTCTTCGAGATCTTCTTGGACTCCAGGCGCTCGCGCTCGAGCATGTTCTTGAAGTCCATGTTGCCGCCGACGTTCAGCTGCATGGTGCGCTCGAGGATGACACCGCGGTCCTCGAAGAGCTTGGCCATCACGCGGTGCGTGATGGTGGCGCCCACCTGGGACTTGATGTCGTCACCGACGATCGGCACGCCGGCCTCGGTGAACTTGTCCGCCCACTCCTTGGTGCCCGCGATGAACACCGGCAGGGCGTTCACGAAGGCGACCTTGGCGTCGATGGCGCACTGCGCGTAGAACTTGGCAGCGGCCTCGGAACCCACCGGCAGGTAGCAGACCAGGACGTCGACCTGGCGGTCCTTCAGGACCTGCACCACGTCGGCCGGAGTCTCGTCGGACTCCTCGATGGTCTCCCGGTAGTACTTGCCGAGGCCGTCGAGGGTGTGGCCACGCTGCACGGTGACGCCGGTCGGCGGCACGTCGCAGATCTTGATGGTGTTGTTCTCGCTGGCGCCGATGGCGTGTGCGAGGTCCTGGCCGACCTTCTTGGCGTCGACGTCGAACGCCGCGACGAACTCCACGTCACTGACGTGGTACTCGCCGAACTGCACGTGCATAAGCCCGGGGACCTTGCCGGCCGGGTCGGCGTCCTTGTAGTACTCGACACCCTGCACCAGCGACGCGGCGCAGTTACCCACGCCGACGATGGCTACGCGAACCGAACCCATTCCGGTTGCTCCCTGTGATCTCGTGAGGCCCACCGGAGACCGGCGGCCCTCGTCCTGCTTCTTCATCTGACTCATCGACGGGCGCACTGCGCCCACTTCCGCCGCGTGGCACACGCAGACGCGGCGGCGGCACTCCTAGTCGGAGCGCCCCGGGCGGTCGTGCGGTGGCCGGAGCGGATCGGGGGATCCGCTCTCGTCGCCACGGCCGTCCGAAGACTGTGGTGCCGGGGTTCTGCCCGGCGGGGCGGCGGCGCGCCCGGTGCGGTTGGCCCGCTCGGTCTCGATCAGCTCGTTCAGCCAGCGGACCTCGCGCTCCACCGACTCCAAGCCGTGCCGCTGCAGTTCGAGCGTGTAGTCGTCGAACCGCTCACGGGTGCGCGCGATCGAGCTGCGCATCCGCTCCAGCCGCTCCTCCAGCCTGCTGCGGCGACCCTCCAGGACGCGCATCCGCACGGCCCGGTCGGTCTGCCCGAAGAAGGCGAAGTGCACGCCGAAGTGCTCGTCCTCCCAGGCGTCCGGGCCGGAGTCGGCCAGCAGCTCCTCGAAGCGCTCCTTGCCCTCCGGGGAGAGCCGGTAGACGATCTTCGACCGCTTGCCGTTCAGCGCGGTGGCCGGGACATACGCGGTGTCCGGGTTGTCCTCGACCAGGAAGCCCTGGGCGACCAGGCTCTTCAGGCAGGGGTAGAGCGTGCCGTAGGAGAACGCGCGGAACGAGCCGAGCAGCACGTTGAGGCGTTTGCGCAGCTCATAGCCGTGCATCGGAGCGTCGTGCAGGAGGCCGAGAACGGCGAACTCCAGCACTCCTGAGCGCCTGCTCACGCTGTCCGGCCTCCCTTCGACGAGCTCCTGGCCAGTACTTCGCCGTGGGCTATGCCGCTGCGATGTATCGACTCGATATATCGAGAACGATAGGCCTGGGTCACGATTGGGGCAAGAGGGGCACGGGTGAATGTGATCACAAGAGTCCTGGATGTCCGTCGGCGGACCCCTGTCGCCTGCTTGTCACCTCCCCGTCAACCGCTTGCCGACCTGCCCGCTGACCTGCCCCGCCGACCTGCCGGTCGACCGGCCGAGGCCGGCCCGAGGTCGGCGCGGACCGGCCCGCAGATCTGCCCCGGCCGCTCCGTCGGGCGGTCGTTCATGCCGTCATCGACCGTCCGTCAAGGCCAACTCGGGGTTTATTGGCAACGGGGACGTAATGATCTGCCAGCCGTTCGCGGCAGTTGTGGCGATATGCCCGATTGATGCCTCATCAGGGATGCGTACGCTGTCGCGTGTGCACGAGGACCACCATCGGGGCGGCGGCCTGAAACAGGCCTAGGGCGGTTGCGGGCATCGGAAGTGGATCCTGTCTACAGGCGTCCGTGCCTGGCCGAGGAGTTACTGGACTATGAGCGAACACCGGCGCCGGTCGCCGAACTCGGGCGGCGGCGATCAGCCGCCTGGCGGACCGAACGGCCAACGCCCGTACGCCTACGGCTCCGCGCCGGAGGGCGCGCCCAGCTACGACCACCCGGGGCAGCCCCGCCCCAACCGGGCGGCCGGTCCGCGTGGGCCGCAGAGCGGCATGCGGGAGACGAGCCAGCAGCCGCGACTGAGCCGCGCCGAGATGCGGAAAGCAGCCCAGAAGCGCGGTCGCAAGGGCGGCGGCGGACCTGAGGGTCCGGGCCGAGACGGTCGCGGGGCCGGCGCCAAGCCGCCGGGCAAGAAGCGCTTCATCGACTACCCCCGCTGGGGCAAGAGCGGGGTGAAGCGCTGGATGCCCTCGTGGAAGCAACTCCTCACGCTCTTCCTGATCTTCTCCGGCGGCGGCGTCGCGGCGGTCGGCACCGCCTACGCGATGACCAACGTGCCGCTGCTCAAGGACCTGGTGAACGACCAGCCCAACACGTACTACTGGGCCGACGGTTCCCCGATGACCAGTACCGGGAGCACTCACCGGGTCATCGTCCCGATCGGCGACATCAACCCGTCCGCACAGAACGCGGTGATCGCGGCCGAGAACGAGACGTTCAAGACCGACAGCGGCATCGACCCCAAGGGCATCGCCCGCGCCATCTACAACATGGCGTCCGGCGGGGCCACCCAGGGCGGTTCGACGATCACCCAGCAGTACGTGAAGAACGCCTACCTGAACCAGAGCCAGACGATCAGTCGCAAGCTCAAGGAGTTCTTCATCACGCTCAAGATCAGCCAGAAGGAGTCCAAGGACGACATCCTGGACGGCTATCTGAACACCAGCTGGTTCGGTCGTGGCTCCACCGGCATCCAGGCCGCCGCCCACAACTACTACGGCGTCGACGCCAAGGACCTGAACACCTGCCAGAGCGCGATGCTGGCCGGTCTGCTCAAGGGCGCGGCGCTCTACGACCCCTCGCTCAGCGCGGCCAACCACGCGAACATGTTCGGCCCGCCGGGCAAGCCGGCCGCAGGCCGCTGGGAGTACGTGCTGGGCCGGATGGTGGCCGGCAAGTCCATCACCCAGGACCAGATGAACCAGTGCATGAGCGCCGGCTTCCCCGAGCCGATCAAGCAGGTGACGCAGACCAACATGACGGGGCAGGTCGGCTACATCGTCGACACCGTCAACAAGTACCTGGAGCAGAAGGACCCGACGATCACGGACGCCACCCTGGGCGCGGGCGGCTACCAGATCTACACCACCCTGCAGAAGGACAAGGTCGACGAGCTGAGCGCGGCGGTCGCGCAGATGCAGCAGCAGAACCTCGACCCGACCAAGCGTCCCAACACCGACACCTTCGTCCAGGTCGGCGCGGCCTCCGTGGTGCCCGGTGACGGCGCGCTGGTGGCCATCTACGGCGGCCCGGGCCAGGACAAGGGGCAGTACAGCAACAACGCGGACTCCGTCGGTGTCCCGGTCGGCTCGACCTTCAAGCCGTACGTGCTGGCCACCGCGATGCAGGTCGGTCTGCAGACCCAGACCGGTCCGGACGGCAAGCCGCTGCGGATCAACGAGGACAGCCGCTACAACGCCGACGACGAGAGCACCATCCGCAAGCCGGACGGTTCGCTGGTGACCAACCCGGACGGCTCGGTCTTCAAGCAGAAGAACGACGAGAACGGACCGCAGGGTTATGTGACGCTGCGCGACGCGATGATCAACTCGTTCAACGTGCCCTACGTGCAGCTCGGTGAGGACGTCGGCGGCCCGAACGTGGCCAAGCTGGCCGAGCAGATGGGGCTGAGCGCCGCGTCCATGCCGGTGGCCAACCAGAACACCGCCTCGTTCGCGATCGGTACCTCGACCCCGAGCGCGATCCAGATGGCCTCCGGCTACTCGGTCTTCGCTGCCCGCGGGCAGCAGACCGACATGTACCCGGTGACCAAGGTGCTCTTCTCCGGCAAGCAGCTGAGCACCTTCACCAAGCCCGCCCCGAAGGCGGTGCTCGACCAGGCGGTGGCCGACAACATCACCAGCGTGCTCCAGGACGTGGTGCAGAAGGGCACCGGTACCAAGGCCCAGGCGGTCGGCCGTCCGATAGCCGGTAAGACCGGTACCACCGACAAGGGCACCTCGGCCTGGTTCGACGGATACACCCCGTCGCTGGCCACCGCGATCACCATGTTCC contains:
- the murJ gene encoding murein biosynthesis integral membrane protein MurJ, encoding MAATAGPAGDESDWYLAETFARDPFAADPYATEAGPGPYDQESDPAPVDAGTGAAADAGSSAQQAPPPQREHGEPLVEPVVPASRWIRPTAEPEPAGAPSRGGTGVGGSGTHSGHSGHSAVAEAPERPFVPVIEFDPPLSAEEVGLRAAAVGEPALAATTEPTAEPAAEPPAAPEPEATPPGRPSETGTPVTEPGAPDRPGTPGDPTESADPAEPTDPTEVADPAEPAVSRGKVTGLVNSSAIMAAGTLVSRATGFLRTMVIAAAIGVGTMGDSYSAANTLPTLLYILIGGGALNAVFVPQLVRSMKQDEDGGTAYANRLLTLVMTGLAGVVFVAVLAAPLLVQLISHSLMSTPTSADTTVALARYCLPTIFFMGVHVVMGQILNARGRFGAMMWTPVLNNVVVIFTFSMYLWVFGTFQHSRVTPESVSPEGLRLLGIGTLLGLAVQALAMIPYLRAADFHFRPRFDWRGHGLGKAARLAKWTFLFVLANQAGYLVVTQLATAAGGKAATAGYLGVGLAAYSNALLIWQLPMAVITVSVMSAVLPRLSRAAADGDAAAVRDDLSYGLRTSAVAIVPAAFLFLALGPQIGGAIYGLGNGGSAAHGTTAVGFMLSAFALGLIPYSVQYVLLRGFYAYEDTRTPFSNTVWVAAAQAAAALLCFLLLPAQWAVTGMALGYGASYLVGVGVALPKLKQRIGGLDTGRIAKTYARLAIACVPAALVGFLVATVLGGLLGGWLGSVLAVLFGGAGQLAVFLTLARRMRIEELNAMIGMVRTRLGR
- a CDS encoding DUF6049 family protein, translating into MPPARRLTKALRSSLLLTGALALLGTVGVAPAAAAGGPMAEFATSSSDSPVTVTISAVQQPGAATGDPLNISGTVTNTSTSTLTNAQLGLALGAGKQPLLGRSAISDLSAHTPSNGDGQQLSAPVTTVGDLAPGASVPFTLPQVAQSDLKLPRPGVYELAVEVDAGSSDDSTPHQVGIARTLLPYSPSGTTDSDPSQVATLWPLTHAPELVAQTMPDADQTPVLRDDNLATELKPDGRLGQLLSLGKSIPSLTWVIDPDLLDAVYAMTKPYRVQLPGPPGTPARDDTTTAGTGRAVATQWLADLRDAVTKSGDEVVALPYGDPDLASIAHNGGNLPALNTALSKAQQAGQLTVEGRLSLDHPQDDVAWPYQGYLDQQTAQVAQQLGASRVVVNSSSVTDPRSLNYTPSAARPLPNGLTAVVADSTIADLLQSYNPSAPGAKAAIEQRLLAETLATSREQPHTSRTLVVMPPRNLSADTAQVLQESLLKAQGQWVRMTTLDQVTSAPADPATDGTVIAPADNYPGALRGAELPISGFQEVASTQNGMDQLLRILTLQNRVSSPFSAAILRSVSTSWRGAEPAGSSYRQDVQNYLTQLTGAVFIPKKSSKITLAGDEGLIQVSVRNELTQPVTNLELRLTSSQPTRLNVSKQQDIVLSAGQSTSLKFLAQAKGNGPVQMTAQLYTTGPDAQRYGPEVTFTVEVSQVTSGVWWVVGAGGALVLLAGLRFFLQRRKRSGEPDEDPDAPLIDPDAPEGTDGAATADGEAAPLGTDPYEPDGQAPTEGAAAHP
- a CDS encoding CCA tRNA nucleotidyltransferase — translated: MSALPGLSEAQTLGLQELLRVSPVADEIARRFQEAGFRLALVGGSVRDALLGRLGNDLDFTTDARPQQVLKLVRGWADAVWDVGIAFGTVGARKDTADGSFLIEITTYRSEAYDRTSRKPEVTYGDTIGQDLVRRDFTVNAMAVDLPGRGFVDPHHGLEDLEARVLRTPATPEESFSDDPLRMMRAARFAAQLDFEPAPEVVAAMTAMAERISIVSAERVQAELNKLLLAKHPVKGLRLLVETGLAGQVLPELPALQLEEDEHHRHKDVYEHSLTVLEQAIALEQDGPDLTLRLAALLHDIGKPRTRRFESDGRVSFHHHEMVGAKMTRKRMRELKYSKELIDDVSRLVELHLRFHGYGGGEWTDSAVRRYVTDAGPLLERLHKLTRSDCTTRNKKKAVTLSRTYDGLEVRIAELKEREELDSIRPELDGNQIMELLELKPGPVVGKAYKHLLELRLEHGPMEHEAAVAALRQWWAAEQDGA